The following proteins are encoded in a genomic region of Gossypium hirsutum isolate 1008001.06 chromosome D05, Gossypium_hirsutum_v2.1, whole genome shotgun sequence:
- the LOC107902429 gene encoding uncharacterized protein — translation MVLDRLTLQMMEKKPTETFRQYAQRWRDISAQVEPPLTKTEITVLFINTLKAPFYDKLVGSATKDFADIVISGELIENAVKSGRMEGPESSKRVVPAKKKEAEAHMVGTESHCTPNSYPTQSRPHYRPPSNFYFPPQGPYHQAPPSYPVYAMNNQRPFTLFPPNTMPTQSQPKNDQRPVRPIPEKPQFTPIPVPYGELYPKVLEKQLISPHYMAPLKPPYPRWYDPNASCVYHAGNQGHSTENCVAFKKRVQGLIDAGILRFDGVSNVTGNPLPNHTGGNVNAVTDEDSWQAKCDVNEVRTPLKKVWEMMIENGMLCPSSKILKEESTKDQGFCDFHGIEEHDIQSCREFRKLLQDMIDNKEVKVFDSVEGADEGEICASDDQLMAFPYSVDRPLVIYYEVKKEEVSQEVKPSLIIEVPAPFPYKDNKAVPWNYDVNIIVPEGEKSKVVSEGVSGVGHFTRSGRCYSPETVEPKKKVAGPSQKGKAPMYEVEDDVETQLEQEVKKAVNEKEAHEFLKFIKHSEYSVVEQLNKQPA, via the coding sequence atggtgcttGATCGACTAACCTtacaaatgatggaaaagaagCCGACAGAGACTTTTCGGCAATatgcacaaagatggagggaTATCTCGGCTCAGGTAGAGCCTCCGTTAACTAAGACAGAGATAACGGTCCTCTTCATTAATACTCTCAAAGCGCCGTTTTACGATAAATtggtaggaagtgccacaaaggacttcgcggatattgtaatatccggggaGCTTATTGAAAACGCCGTCAAGAGTGGGAGAATGGAAGGCCCCGAGAGTTCGAAAAGGGTAGTACCCGCAAAGAAAAAGGAGGCAGAGGCTCATATGGTTGGAACCGAGAGTCACTGTACCCCCAATTCGTACCCCACCCAATCACGACCTCATTATCGCCCACCTTCAAACTTCTACTTTCCTCCTCAAGGTCCTTACCATCAAGCACCTCCGTCTTACCCTGTTTATGCTATGAATAACCAAAGACCATTCACGTTGTTCCCACCAAACACCATGCCTACACAAAGTCAACCTAAAAATGATCAAAGACCAGTAAGACCCATTCCTGAAAAACCTCAATTCACCCCAATTCCTGTGCCATACGGAGAATTATACCCGAAAGTGTTGGAGAAGCAATTGATATCCCcacattacatggcacccctgaAGCCCCCTTACCCGAGGTGGTATGATCCTAATGCTAGTTGTGTGTATCACGCTGGGAATCAGGGGCACTCTACAGAAAATTGTGTGGCCTTTAAAAAGAGGGTTCAAGGTCTCATCGATGCTGGCATTTTACGATTTGATGGTGTTAGCAATGTGACGGGAAATCCTCTTCCTAACCATACTGGCGGGAATGTAAATGCGGTGACAGATGAAGACAGTTGGCAAGCCAAATGTGATGTTAATGAAGTAAGAACACCTTTGAAGAAGGTATGGGAGATGATGATTGAAAATGGCATGCTATGTCCGTCTAGTAAGATCCTTAAAGAAGAAAGTACAAAAGACCAGGGTTTCTGTGATTTTCATGGCATTGAAGAGCATGACATCCAATCTTGCAGGGAATTTAGAAAATTACTTCAGGACATGATAGATAACAAGGAGGTCAAAGTCTTTGATAGTGTGGAAGGGGCCGATGAGGGAGAAATATGTGCCTCTGATGATCAATTGATGGCTTTCCCTTATAGTGTCGATAGACCCTTGGTGATTTATTACGAGGTAAAGAAGGAAGAAGTTAGTCAAGAAGTTAAACCAAGTTTGATAATTGAAGTACCTGCTCCTTTCCCTTATAAGGACAACAAGGCAGTGCCTTGGAATTATGATGTCAATATTATTGTACCTGAGGGTGAAAAGTCCAAGGTTGTGAGTGAAGGTGTTAGCGGAGTAGGGCATTTTACTCGTAGCGGAAGATGTTATTCTCCCGAGACGGTTGAGCCAAAGAAGAAGGTTGCTGGTCCGAGCCAAAAAGGAAAAGCACCAATGTATGAGGTTGAGGATGATGTTGAAACACAACTTGAGCAGGAAGTTAAAAAGGCTGTGAATGAGAAGGAAGCACATGAGTTCTTAAAGTTTATTAAGCACAGTGAATATAGCGTCGTAGAACAATTAAACAAGCAGCCGGCCTGA
- the LOC121217149 gene encoding uncharacterized protein — protein MGEGYMKKVRDTVNSWRQIYLMELALYADTITVDYDLWRQRRVKSQVTPSIDEACQNPFLEKIPSELEIARHEFEREKAKLLRDISSLQEENYQLKIDVKIEKSRTEKVQKDVEVTRKDLRDLHLENKKLRGTIRNSGLGKASAEWKEELSNIKGGMEFWKAKEKKEEERAARAMIELRKKSVEHEAVTAELTASQSEHQELKGKIQSLESTLQAHQQYLDDLLRALEDKNGQHDRDICAYERSLQEKDMHLGSLINEIRRAAAHVVQLSDEAEVLSCQYPPSQRSSILEFLERVKKQGDVAKEFV, from the coding sequence ATGGGTGAGGGTTACATGAAAAAGGTTCGAGATACTGTGAATTCTTGGAGGCAAATCTACCTAATGGAATTAGCTCTCTATGCTGATACTATCACTGTAGACTATGACCTATGGAGGCAACGACGAGTGAAGAGTCAAGTAACCCCATCGATTGATGAAGCTTGCCAGAATCCGTTCTTAGAGAAAATTCCATCCGAGCTAGAAATTGCAAGACATGAATTTGAACGTGAAAAAGCCAAACTGTTGCGAGATATTAGTTCTCTCCAGGAGGAGAACTACCAGTTGAAGATTGATGTCAAAATTGAAAAATCCAGAACCGAAAAAgtccaaaaagatgttgaagtTACGAGAAAGGatttaagggaccttcatttggaaaacaagaaattaagaggCACTATAAGAAATAGTGGATTGGGCAAAGCATCAGCAGAATGGAAGGAGGAACTAAGCAATATCAAAGGTGGGATGGAATTCTGGAAAGCCAAAgagaagaaagaagaggaaagaGCTGCACGTGCTATGATAGAGTTGAGGAAGAAGAGTGTTGAACACGAAGCTGTGACTGCAGAACTAACAGCTAGTCAGTCTGAGCATCAAGAGCTAAAAGGAAAAATTCAAAGTTTAGAGAGTACACTGCAAGCTCATCAACAATATTTGGATGACCTCTTGAGGGCTTTAGAAGACAAGAATGGTCAGCATGATAGAGACATTTGCGCCTATGAGAGATCCCTCCAAGAAAAGGATATGCATCTCGGCAGTTTAATCAATGAAATTCGTAGGGCGGCTGCGCATGTAGTACAATTGTCAGATGAAGcggaagttctcagttgccaatacCCTCCAAGCCAAAGATCAAGCATATTGGAGTTCCTGGAACGTGTAAAGAAGCAAGGCGACGTGGCTAAGGAGTTTGTGTAA